A portion of the Cyanobacteriota bacterium genome contains these proteins:
- a CDS encoding HTTM domain-containing protein, with translation MSLVEAIRLTEIFLALALLQQSLEHLRATQDERKLFIPRIILSILLLAGLWTSWISILLLIHSIIILKHFDGPYNGGSDRMSLLILSCLGLIHLMPSSQLQGYIFGYLALQLILSYFIAGFCKIVNREWWSGQALQDLFHFSAYPASEALRSWADHPKILFLASWISILFELLFPLTLLNQDLLIIGLLAAMVFHLANAYLFGLNRFVWAWLAAYPSLLWLQTQLAN, from the coding sequence ATGAGCCTAGTTGAAGCAATTCGTTTAACAGAAATATTTTTGGCTCTTGCTTTGCTCCAACAAAGTCTTGAGCACTTGCGTGCTACGCAAGACGAGCGAAAACTATTCATCCCTAGAATAATTCTAAGTATTTTACTCTTGGCTGGTTTATGGACATCATGGATTTCGATACTACTATTGATTCACTCAATAATAATCCTCAAACACTTTGATGGTCCTTACAATGGTGGTAGCGATCGCATGAGCTTGCTTATATTGTCCTGCCTTGGCTTAATTCATCTTATGCCATCATCACAGTTACAAGGATATATTTTTGGATATCTAGCCTTGCAACTCATCCTGTCATATTTCATTGCAGGCTTTTGCAAAATTGTTAATAGAGAGTGGTGGAGCGGGCAAGCTTTGCAAGATCTCTTTCACTTTTCTGCCTACCCTGCTAGCGAAGCCTTGAGATCATGGGCTGATCATCCTAAAATCTTATTCTTGGCATCTTGGATTAGTATCCTGTTTGAGCTGCTATTTCCTTTGACCTTATTGAACCAAGATCTATTGATTATAGGATTATTAGCTGCAATGGTTTTTCATTTAGCGAATGCGTATCTGTTTGGACTTAATAGATTTGTTTGGGCTTGGCTTGCTGCCTATCCCTCTCTGCTCTGGTTACAAACACAGTTGGCCAATTAA